Proteins from one Pleuronectes platessa chromosome 16, fPlePla1.1, whole genome shotgun sequence genomic window:
- the gtf2f1 gene encoding general transcription factor IIF subunit 1 has protein sequence MTSLGSSSSSSTEYTVRVPKNTSKKYNIMAFNAGDKVNCSAWTQARMERDMSARRIYGEEETADGAAGSEFGKKQREEARRKKYGIVTREFKVEDQPWILKVNGKAGKRFKGLKKGGVTENASYYIFTQCPDGAFEAFPVNGWYNFVPLAKHRTLTAEEAEEEWGRRNKVVNHFSIMLQRRFREQERGCDDDDDETEKSGKKKKKGGGGRGGELRIHDLEEDLEMSTDDSDSSMGEDGESKSKAKKKAGKGEGKKKKRKSTDKEAVEDSDDGDYEGLEVDYMSDESSSDGEPDKGKPSKGENHPKGIDEASESEEESEEEKQNEEEGKEEEEEEEGKKTPVQIEKKKKKDSSGESESSDDSDIEGETASALFMKKRTPPKRAGGRGSAGSSKTGSRPGTPSIDSASTSNTLRAAASKLEQGKRPTPGPVTDSPAAKRLKMEPSSQSPAPSGKSTPQPPSGKSTPSSSDVQLTEEAVRRYLIRKPMTTKDLLKKFQTKRTGLSSEQTVNVLAQILKRLNPERKNVNDKMHFYLTE, from the exons ATGACTTCACTg GGGAGCAGCAGTTCCTCCTCCACAGAATACACTGTGCGAGTTCCAAA AAACACCAGTAAGAAGTACAACATCATGGCCTTCAATGCCGGGGACAAAGTCAACTGTTCAGCATGGACACAG GCTCGTATGGAAAGAGACATGAGCGCTCGGCGGATATatggggaggaggagacagcagaCGGTGCAGCTGGTAGTGAGTTTGGCAAAAAGCAGCGTGAGGAAGCACGGAGGAAGAAGTATGGTATTGTGACACGCGAGTTCAAAGTGGAGGACCAGCCCTGGATCCTCAAGGTCAATGGCAAGGCTGGCAAGAG GTTCAAAGGTCTAAAGAAGGGCGGCGTTACAGAAAATGCATCCTACTACATCTTCACACAGTGTCCGGATGGAGCCTTTGAGGCCTTCCCTGTCAATGGCTGGTACAACTTTGTACCACTGGCCAAGCACCGAACTCTCActgctgaggaggctgaggaggagtgGGGCAG GAGGAACAAGGTGGTGAATCACTTCAGCATCATGCTTCAGAGGCGTTTCCGGGAGCAGGAGCGTGGTTGtgacgatgacgatgatgaGACAGAGAAGtctgggaagaagaaaaaaaaggggggtggCGGAAGAGGTGGTGAACTGCGCATTCATGACCTAGAGGAGGACCTGGAGATGAGCACCGATGACAGTGACAGCAGTATGGGGGAAG ATGGGGAGAGCAAGTCAAAGGCCAAGAAGAAAgcaggaaaaggagaaggaaagaagaagaagcgaaAGAGCACTGACAAAGAGGCCGTAGAAGACAGTGACGACGGAGACTATGAGGGTCTAGAGGTGGATTACATGTCagatgagagcag CTCAGACGGTGAGCCGGATAAGGGAAAGCCCAGCAAAGGAGAAAACCACCCTAAAG GAATTGATGAGGCATCGGAAAGTGAGGAagagagtgaggaagagaagcagaatgaggaggaaggaaaagaggaagaggaagaggaggaagggaagaaAACCCCGGTCCAaattgaaaagaagaagaaaaaag ACAGCAGCGGAGAATCAGAAAGCTCGGACGACAGCGATATCGAGGGAGAGACGGCCTCAGCTTTGTTCATG aaaaAGCGCACTCCACCCAAACGTGCAGGTGGGCGTGGCTCTGCAGGCAGCTCCAAGACTGGCAGTCGTCCGGGGACACCATCCATAGACTCGGCCTCCACTTCCAATACACTCCGTGCTGCTGCCAGCAAGCTAGAGCAAG GTAAGAGACCGACTCCGGGTCCTGTCACTGACTCACCAGCTGCAAAAAGGCTGAAGATGGAGCCCAGCAGTCAGAGTCCTGCTCCTTCTGGAAAGAGCACGCCTCAACCTCCGTCAGGAAAATCCACCCCAAgctccag TGATGTGCAGCTAACAGAGGAAGCAGTCCGCCGCTACTTGATCCGTAAACCAATGACCACCAAGGACCTGCTGAAGAAGTTCCAGACCAAGCGCACAGGCTTGAGCAGCGAGCAGACTGTCAACGTGCTCGCCCAGATCCTGAAGCGCCTCAATCCAGAGCGCAAGAATGTCAACGATAAAATGCACTTCTACCTCACTGAATAA